The Pseudomonas sp. TH06 genome has a window encoding:
- a CDS encoding phenylacetate--CoA ligase family protein yields MKTSEQLNELINFARQHSPYYHEHLVDVSKKITALTELPLIEPAEYWQNSQTLNKWPVLTGAVAQALVFKTGGSTSAGKLSVYTQDEWRSLVGEFGKSLNWQFQPGDRVANLFFAGDLYASFLFVHDALAHVAVEITEFPFTGNVDSAVLAQSIVQHGINVLAGLPAHLLTFAAWLKRQEQTLPVVDSLLYGGESLFDSQRQLLELAFPNARIASIGYASVDAGFIGSSQRDCAEGEHRMHAEHILVEIIDEHSGAVIDACDHTGLLVITSLHRRLMPLIRYPVGDRACWREPVGSARRKFALKGRSAGSQRVRLGILSLMPEEIGVLIQHTANSDDWQLLIEQDGNKDVLSLKWVPSARSAAVGDVNRDLEAGLIEQYPLITQLQADHQLNLLVECCTHEDLPRHARSGKCLRVLDLRCYEHRHKEVPYESADSA; encoded by the coding sequence GTGAAAACTTCCGAACAACTGAACGAGTTGATCAACTTCGCTCGTCAACATTCGCCGTATTACCACGAACACTTAGTTGACGTTTCGAAAAAAATTACCGCATTGACTGAACTGCCGCTGATTGAACCTGCTGAATATTGGCAAAACAGTCAGACGTTAAACAAATGGCCAGTTTTGACCGGTGCTGTGGCACAGGCATTGGTATTTAAAACCGGCGGTTCAACCAGCGCTGGAAAACTTTCTGTATATACGCAAGATGAATGGCGTTCATTGGTCGGTGAATTCGGCAAAAGTCTGAATTGGCAATTCCAGCCCGGTGACCGAGTCGCCAATCTATTTTTTGCCGGTGACCTGTATGCCAGCTTCCTGTTCGTCCACGACGCACTGGCCCATGTTGCCGTAGAGATTACCGAGTTCCCCTTTACCGGCAATGTCGACTCCGCTGTTCTGGCGCAATCCATCGTGCAGCATGGGATCAATGTGCTGGCGGGCCTGCCTGCACATCTGTTGACGTTCGCGGCCTGGCTCAAACGTCAGGAGCAGACGCTGCCTGTGGTCGACAGCCTGCTTTACGGCGGTGAAAGCCTGTTCGACTCGCAGCGCCAGTTACTCGAACTGGCGTTCCCCAACGCGCGCATTGCCTCCATCGGCTATGCCAGTGTCGATGCCGGTTTCATCGGTAGCAGTCAGCGCGACTGCGCCGAAGGCGAGCATCGAATGCATGCCGAACACATCCTGGTGGAAATCATCGACGAACATTCCGGCGCAGTGATCGATGCCTGTGACCACACCGGTTTGCTGGTGATCACCAGTCTGCATCGTCGGTTGATGCCGTTGATTCGCTACCCGGTGGGCGACCGCGCCTGCTGGCGAGAACCCGTCGGCAGCGCCCGGCGCAAGTTCGCACTCAAGGGCCGCAGTGCTGGCAGCCAACGGGTTCGGCTGGGGATTTTGTCGCTGATGCCGGAGGAAATCGGCGTGTTGATCCAGCACACCGCCAACAGTGACGACTGGCAACTGCTGATCGAACAGGACGGGAACAAGGATGTGTTGAGCCTGAAATGGGTGCCAAGCGCGCGATCCGCCGCCGTGGGCGATGTCAACCGGGACCTGGAGGCGGGACTGATTGAACAGTACCCGTTGATCACGCAATTACAGGCGGATCACCAGCTAAACCTGCTAGTCGAGTGCTGCACCCATGAAGATCTGCCACGCCACGCCCGCTCGGGCAAATGCTTGCGTGTGCTGGATTTGCGCTGCTATGAACACCGTCACAAGGAGGTGCCCTATGAAAGCGCTGATTCTGCGTAA
- a CDS encoding GNAT family N-acetyltransferase: MKALILRNYRDSDATAVSQLFRKVYGDLYVQPHVYLPHMISQNHADKRWHSLVAVVGEDICGHATLFRETNARTAELALSVVHPNTRGQNVATRLSQHLLTHAQALGCQSVLIKQVTHHPYTQRMAINLDFHNTGLLPDYVPSPFGSAVPESIVLGCYAVDGRQRPLPRQIWPAAYRDFMQQLCRVFGTKKQTFRWHGAAIQLEKHADRYDMRLKKLRTGLLKELSELPRQWLISLRLRLSRHFAWDLNRLNAIGFIFTGLAPMEDQGGGWLALFHRGFQLREMTLTCPYMQQLHDQAQQELATHLSETPSPRD, encoded by the coding sequence ATGAAAGCGCTGATTCTGCGTAACTACCGTGACAGCGATGCCACGGCCGTCAGCCAACTGTTTCGTAAGGTGTACGGCGACCTTTATGTGCAGCCCCATGTGTATCTGCCACACATGATCAGCCAGAACCACGCCGACAAGCGTTGGCACTCGCTGGTTGCCGTGGTCGGTGAGGACATTTGCGGGCACGCCACGCTGTTCCGCGAAACAAACGCGCGCACGGCCGAACTGGCTTTGAGCGTGGTTCACCCGAATACCCGAGGACAAAACGTTGCTACCCGTCTGAGCCAGCATTTGTTGACCCATGCACAGGCATTGGGCTGTCAGAGCGTATTGATCAAACAGGTCACCCACCATCCGTACACGCAGCGGATGGCAATCAACCTCGACTTTCATAACACCGGATTACTGCCGGACTACGTCCCTTCGCCGTTCGGCAGCGCGGTGCCGGAATCGATAGTCCTGGGCTGTTATGCCGTCGACGGCCGCCAGCGCCCCTTGCCTCGGCAGATCTGGCCTGCCGCTTACCGGGATTTCATGCAGCAGTTATGTCGGGTGTTCGGCACAAAGAAGCAGACATTTCGTTGGCATGGCGCGGCCATTCAGCTGGAAAAACACGCTGATCGTTATGACATGCGGCTGAAAAAGCTGCGGACCGGGCTGCTCAAAGAACTAAGCGAACTACCTCGGCAATGGCTGATTTCACTTCGCCTGCGACTGTCGCGGCACTTTGCCTGGGACCTGAACAGGCTGAACGCCATTGGCTTTATCTTTACCGGGCTGGCGCCTATGGAAGATCAAGGGGGGGGATGGCTGGCGCTGTTTCACCGAGGGTTTCAGCTACGCGAGATGACGTTAACCTGCCCGTACATGCAGCAACTGCATGATCAGGCCCAACAGGAGCTCGCCACTCACTTGAGCGAGACGCCGTCACCGCGCGATTGA
- a CDS encoding aldehyde dehydrogenase family protein, with protein sequence MYLINGQQHHAYNFDSALESLEADLAQHLSTPLHSETVINAALHFAQYLRSADTTLPLDTEQRQALIDFCDPQALRRKLQRELGAQPGSLRRFDYRQARFECWSPLGLVVHITPANAPLLAFCAVLESLLAGNVNWLRPSSSDQGLTAGLLGALLQCDPSAQLAGYVAVLPVSTAQIARLCKRANGVAAWGGEAALQAIRQQIPAGCRWIDWGHRISFVYLTPDAATPQALDAVADEVCRLDQQACSSPQWLLVDSDDPEILHDIGERLTAAFERRARQWPALLPTAQEASQITTHAQMARLAQSFAEQTGHVWSAPGWRVIWAHNRQLTPSPLFRSVLMYPVPRALITDTLLPWRNVLQSCALLCGAAQTGELARTLIGAGVTRIAPISSIHDGYDGEPHDGVYALQRLSRRVSVSLPADVLPNHATLDCPPLSASLSGLPIMDKTAFVTQQLNASAQLYFRSGGSSGTPALSAYSYDDFDRQMRATADGLFAAGLDPARDRVMNLFFCGGLYGGFLSFAKVLELLDITHLPMGAPTDDDYREIAELIVSQRVTTLIGMPSTVHRLFLNERQRLQAYGGIDKVFLGGEHLSANSRELLHSCGVSNIRSAIYGSVDAGPLGHACQATSDGVFHLMSDTQHLEIVALDADEPVTGNQIGRLLFTSIAREAQNVRRYEVGDTGRWISGPCACGLLSPRFELLQRHGKLIRIGTDFISLSELAEHLQVPFQLLLEHAPDGLERMSLRSELEAADAQLRLSRYPTLTTVIETGLLHLEVEVCAVEHFTRNRHSGKTPILIDSRT encoded by the coding sequence ATGTACTTGATCAACGGACAGCAACACCACGCCTATAACTTCGACAGTGCACTTGAAAGCCTTGAGGCGGACCTGGCGCAACACCTGAGTACGCCGCTGCACAGCGAAACCGTGATCAACGCCGCCCTGCACTTTGCGCAATACCTGCGCAGCGCGGACACCACGCTGCCGCTCGATACAGAGCAACGACAGGCTTTGATCGACTTCTGCGATCCGCAGGCGTTACGGCGCAAATTGCAGCGCGAACTCGGCGCACAACCCGGCTCATTGCGGCGCTTTGATTATCGCCAGGCCCGCTTCGAATGCTGGAGCCCGCTTGGGCTGGTGGTCCACATCACGCCGGCCAACGCGCCGTTGCTGGCCTTCTGCGCGGTGCTGGAAAGCCTGCTGGCCGGCAACGTCAACTGGTTGCGACCCAGCAGCAGCGATCAGGGTCTGACCGCAGGCCTGCTTGGCGCTCTGCTGCAATGCGACCCGAGCGCTCAACTCGCAGGTTACGTCGCCGTATTGCCGGTCAGCACGGCGCAAATCGCACGCCTGTGCAAACGGGCCAACGGCGTCGCAGCCTGGGGCGGTGAAGCGGCCCTGCAAGCCATTCGCCAACAGATCCCGGCCGGCTGCCGCTGGATCGATTGGGGCCACCGCATCAGTTTCGTTTACCTGACGCCCGATGCCGCCACCCCACAAGCCCTGGATGCCGTGGCGGATGAAGTCTGTCGGCTGGATCAGCAAGCCTGTTCCAGTCCGCAATGGCTGCTGGTCGACAGTGACGACCCCGAGATCCTGCACGACATCGGCGAACGGCTGACGGCCGCCTTCGAACGTCGCGCAAGACAATGGCCAGCGCTGCTGCCCACGGCGCAAGAAGCCTCGCAAATCACCACGCATGCGCAAATGGCGCGGCTGGCGCAGAGTTTCGCTGAGCAAACCGGGCACGTCTGGAGCGCACCGGGCTGGCGAGTCATCTGGGCGCACAATCGTCAACTGACGCCTTCGCCGCTGTTTCGCAGCGTGCTGATGTATCCGGTGCCGCGCGCCCTGATCACCGACACGCTGTTGCCATGGCGCAATGTCCTGCAGAGCTGCGCGCTGCTGTGCGGCGCAGCGCAAACCGGCGAGCTGGCACGTACGCTGATCGGTGCGGGCGTCACGCGAATCGCCCCGATCAGCAGCATTCATGACGGCTATGACGGTGAGCCACATGACGGCGTCTACGCCCTGCAACGACTGAGCCGTCGCGTGTCCGTCAGCTTGCCCGCCGACGTTTTGCCGAACCACGCCACCCTTGATTGCCCGCCATTGTCCGCGTCGCTGTCCGGGCTGCCGATCATGGACAAAACAGCCTTTGTCACCCAGCAACTCAACGCTAGCGCGCAGCTGTACTTTCGCTCCGGAGGCAGCAGCGGCACACCAGCGTTATCGGCTTACAGCTATGACGATTTCGACCGGCAAATGCGCGCGACGGCTGACGGCTTGTTCGCTGCCGGCCTCGACCCGGCCCGGGATCGAGTGATGAACCTGTTCTTCTGCGGCGGTTTGTACGGTGGCTTCCTCAGTTTTGCCAAAGTCCTCGAGTTGCTGGACATCACGCACCTGCCGATGGGCGCCCCGACCGATGACGATTACCGCGAAATCGCCGAATTGATCGTCAGTCAACGCGTGACCACATTGATTGGCATGCCGAGCACCGTGCATCGGCTGTTCCTCAACGAACGGCAACGGTTGCAGGCCTATGGCGGGATCGACAAGGTTTTTCTCGGCGGCGAACACCTCAGCGCAAACAGTCGCGAGCTGCTGCACAGCTGTGGCGTGTCGAACATCCGCTCGGCCATTTACGGCAGTGTCGACGCCGGCCCACTCGGTCATGCCTGCCAGGCTACCAGCGATGGCGTTTTCCATTTGATGAGTGACACCCAGCACCTGGAAATTGTCGCCCTCGACGCCGATGAACCCGTCACGGGTAATCAAATCGGCCGCTTGCTGTTTACGTCTATCGCACGGGAGGCACAAAACGTTCGGCGTTATGAGGTTGGCGACACGGGACGCTGGATTTCCGGCCCCTGCGCCTGCGGACTCCTCTCGCCGCGCTTCGAACTGCTGCAACGCCACGGCAAGCTGATACGCATCGGCACCGACTTCATTTCATTGAGCGAACTGGCAGAACACCTGCAGGTGCCGTTTCAGTTGCTGCTCGAGCATGCCCCCGATGGCCTGGAACGCATGAGTCTGCGAAGCGAGCTGGAAGCGGCCGACGCACAGTTGCGGTTGTCCCGTTACCCGACACTGACCACGGTGATCGAAACCGGACTGTTACACCTGGAAGTTGAAGTCTGTGCCGTCGAGCACTTCACCCGAAACAGACACAGCGGCAAGACGCCGATCCTGATTGATTCACGCACTTGA
- a CDS encoding acyl-protein synthase, translated as MNHLPVSDALCALPGPYCLDSVPGGLFDRAMAEISRFHCRHTPGYEGWLNANGLVVDDLDGLDDWSRLPPIFANFFKQRLLLSTVGEDALELTSSGTSGQQSRMRYDKRSLAAAQFMVAQIFRHYGWDTPDTPCNYLLLSYEPQGRITLGTSFTDQFLCSFAPANRVVYALRNTGDGHQFDVFGVIQALQEFAEEGLPVRILGFPAFLWQTLQRMQATGVADLQLPAGSLAFFGGGWKTQAAQEIPRQQLYAHIHQQLGIEKVRCRDGYGAVEHAVPYVECDHHHFHVPVYAKVLVRNPADFSLQPYGQQGLLGFVSPYISSSPAHAVVMSDLATLHPGASCGCGLASDWFELHGRAGTTAGRSCAMAASELLGGR; from the coding sequence ATGAATCACTTACCCGTCAGCGACGCGCTCTGCGCGTTGCCAGGACCTTATTGCCTGGATTCCGTGCCCGGTGGCCTGTTTGATCGGGCCATGGCCGAAATCAGCCGCTTTCACTGCCGGCACACACCCGGTTATGAAGGCTGGCTGAACGCCAACGGCCTTGTGGTAGATGATTTGGACGGCCTCGATGACTGGTCACGACTGCCACCGATCTTCGCCAACTTTTTCAAGCAGCGACTGCTCCTCAGCACCGTCGGCGAAGACGCGCTGGAACTGACGTCCTCCGGCACCAGCGGTCAGCAAAGCCGCATGCGCTATGACAAACGCAGCCTGGCGGCAGCTCAGTTCATGGTCGCGCAGATCTTTCGGCATTACGGCTGGGACACTCCGGACACGCCCTGCAACTACCTGCTGCTGAGTTACGAGCCGCAAGGCCGGATCACGCTGGGCACCTCATTCACTGACCAGTTTCTGTGTAGCTTTGCCCCCGCCAATCGCGTGGTTTATGCCCTGCGCAATACCGGTGACGGTCACCAATTCGATGTGTTCGGCGTCATCCAGGCTTTGCAGGAGTTTGCCGAAGAAGGTCTGCCGGTGCGCATCCTCGGTTTCCCGGCGTTTCTCTGGCAAACCCTGCAACGGATGCAGGCCACTGGCGTCGCGGATCTGCAGTTGCCCGCCGGTTCGCTGGCATTTTTCGGTGGTGGCTGGAAAACCCAGGCAGCGCAAGAAATTCCCCGGCAACAACTGTACGCACACATCCATCAGCAACTGGGCATTGAAAAGGTTCGTTGTCGCGATGGTTACGGCGCCGTCGAGCACGCGGTGCCTTATGTCGAATGCGACCACCATCACTTCCATGTCCCGGTTTACGCAAAGGTGCTGGTGCGCAATCCCGCGGACTTTTCCTTGCAGCCCTATGGCCAGCAAGGCCTGCTGGGCTTCGTCTCGCCGTACATCTCGTCCAGCCCCGCGCATGCGGTGGTGATGAGTGATCTGGCGACGCTGCACCCCGGCGCGAGCTGCGGTTGTGGCTTGGCCAGCGACTGGTTTGAGCTGCATGGCCGTGCGGGCACCACGGCGGGCAGAAGCTGTGCGATGGCTGCGTCCGAACTGCTAGGAGGTCGATGA